A region from the Panthera uncia isolate 11264 chromosome D3 unlocalized genomic scaffold, Puncia_PCG_1.0 HiC_scaffold_8, whole genome shotgun sequence genome encodes:
- the LOC125914615 gene encoding LOW QUALITY PROTEIN: L-lactate dehydrogenase A chain-like (The sequence of the model RefSeq protein was modified relative to this genomic sequence to represent the inferred CDS: inserted 2 bases in 1 codon): protein MATLKDQLIQNLLKEDHTPRNKITVVGVGAVGMACAVSILMKDLAGELALVDVMEDKLKGEMMDLQHGSLFLRTSKTVSGKDYNVTANSKLVIITAGARQQEGESRLNLVQRNVTSFKFIIPNIVKYSPNCKLLVVSNPVDVLTYAAWKISGFPKNRVIGSGCNLDSXRSRYLMGERLGVHPVSCHGWVLGEHGDSSVPVWSGVNVAGVSLKNLHPDSDTDADKEQWKEVHKQVADSAYEVIKLKGYTSWTTGMSGADLAESIMKNLRRVHPISTMIKGLYGTKDDVFLSVPCILGQNGISDAVKVTLTPEEVARLKKNADTLWGIQKEPQF from the exons ATGGCAACTCTCAAGGATCAACTGATTCAGAATCTTCTTAAGGAAGACCATACCCCCCGGAATAAAATTACAGTTGTTGGGGTTGGTGCTGTTGGCATGGCTTGTGCCGTCAGTATCTTAATGAAGGACTTGGCAGGTGAACTTGCTCTTGTTGACGTCATGGAAGACAAACTGAAGGGAGAGATGATGGATCTCCAGCACGGCAGCCTATTCCTCAGAACATCAAAAACTGTCTCTGGCAAAGACTATAATGTGACTGCAAACTCCAAGCTGGTTATTATCACAGCTGGGGCACgtcagcaggagggagagagccgTCTTAATTTGGTCCAGCGTAATGTGACCAGCTTTAAGTTCATCATTCCTAATATTGTAAAATACAGCCCAAACTGCAAGTTGCTTGTTGTTTCCAATCCAGTGGATGTCTTGACCTATGCGGCTTGGAAGATAAGCGGCTTTCCCAAAAACCGTGTTATTGGAAGTGGTTGCAATCTGGATTC CCGGTCCCGTTACCTAATGGGGGAAAGGCTGGGAGTTCACCCGGTAAGCTGCCATGGGTGGGTCCTTGGAGAGCATGGAGACTCCAGTGTGCCTGTATGGAGTGGAGTAAATGTTGCTGGTGTCTCCCTGAAGAATCTGCACCCTGACTCAGACACTGATGCAGATAAGGAACAGTGGAAAGAGGTTCACAAACAGGTGGCTGACAGTGCCTATGAGGTGATCAAACTGAAAGGCTACACTTCCTGGACCACTGGAATGTCTGGGGCAGATTTGGCAGAAAGTATAATGAAGAATCTTAGGCGGGTGCATCCGATTTCCACCATGATTAAGGGTCTCTATGGAACAAAAGATGATGTCTTCCTTAGTGTTCCTTGTATCTTGGGACAGAATGGAATCTCAGACGCTGTGAAGGTGACCCTGACTCCTGAGGAAGTGGCCCGTTTGAAGAAGAATGCAGATACACTCTGGGGGATCCAAAAAGAGCCGCAGTTTTAG